The Tamandua tetradactyla isolate mTamTet1 chromosome 5, mTamTet1.pri, whole genome shotgun sequence genome window below encodes:
- the LOC143682681 gene encoding uncharacterized protein LOC143682681: protein MEVTWIHAASNPASGILPSSFPVAWDYQDLFPLLAGRLPALSPGVCGWAPALQASEAEALTGSQAAERGPATGQSPARAGDSLGSVSQPLDTAPKKTQLKEMSGDFRFYPLLEHRSTQRTLHHEVSALCYRKRR from the exons ATGGAAGTCACCTGGATTCACGCGGCTTCTAATCCAGCCTCCGGGatcttgccctcctctttccctgTCGCGTGGGACTACCAGGACCTGTTCCCTCTCTTGGCCGGTCGCCTCCCGGCTCTGTCCCCAGGAGTTTGTGGCTGGGCTCCGGCTCTACAAGCATCTGAGGCTGAGGCGCTTACTGGGAGCCAGGCCGCAGAGCGAGGTCCGGCCACCGGCCAGTCTCCCGCACGCGCTGGCGATTCCCTAG GGTCAGTTTCACAACCTTTGGACACAGCACCAAAGAAAACCCAGCTGAAGGAGATGTCAGGGGACTTCAGATTCTACCCTCTGCTGGAACACAGAAGCACTCAGAG AACTCTTCACCATGAGGTCAGTGCATTGTGTTACAGGAAAAGAAGATAA